A window of Pseudophryne corroboree isolate aPseCor3 chromosome 12, aPseCor3.hap2, whole genome shotgun sequence contains these coding sequences:
- the METTL25B gene encoding methyltransferase-like protein 25B, with protein MRPGHPQKTEVSHQSGVSIEPLNQVSLNRNKQLAVNITQVLSLYGYIADSYIIEFFTDNLWGSLPRSWTTVLSDLSAPQLADQLLAKRNAEDSGYTSVWPLSLLALKVTAHCLAFQRIPRHEIGSLDQKRPDEFRTNHCQSSLLDPLFRKHVKPKKQHEIRQLGKLVKKLSDATSCDHVVDIGSGQGHLSRVLCFGHGLRVTAVEADRNLATSAAKFDQDLMYMMRKERIRSQKSSDSEAILNLSPKPPRHILAFVNPQASWEDFLRQLGGCGVKTQLEAKGGNKMAAGSWTTVSDLCISHVCATEELVSDKPMNSQMPHNICTGNCVACSCDGGTTTGQCHLPLNKFVLTGLHACGDLSVAMLRHFARCPTIVGITSVACCYMKLTTLEEPQPPGVLANSHPGISDIQEYGYPMSSWVSGLPGHKLSYKSREVACHAIEDYMERLKGDSEILRTHCYRAVLETVIRGVEPTMKRVGVQTIKKAHKLPFKEYAKLGLKRVGLDPSTTMDETLVEHMLSQHRNVVAFFSLALLLAPLVETLILLDRMIFLQEQGFHCDVIPLFKPHFSPRNLVLVAAKASSSIGDILEEVAASDPGI; from the exons ATGAGACCGGGCCACCCACAAAAGACAGAGGTATCACATCAGAGCGG CGTGTCCATCGAGCCGCTGAATCAGGTTTCTTTGAATCGGAATAAACAGCTTGCTGTGAATATTACACAAGTCCTGTCACTCTATGGCTATATCGCAGATTCCTATATTATT GAGTTTTTTACAGATAACCTCTGGGGGTCGCTCCCAAGATCCTGGACGACAGTGTTGTCAGATCTGTCTGCGCCACAGTTGGCTGATCAGCTGCTGGCTAAGAGAAACGCAGAGGATTCTGG GTACACGTCAGTGTGGCCGCTCAGCCTGTTAGCTCTGAAGGTCACCGCCCATTGCTTGGCTTTCCAAAGAATCCCACGTCATGAAATCGGTAGCTTGGACCAGAAAAGACCCGATGAGTTTCGGACGAACCACTGCCAGAGCTCCTTGTTGGATCCTCTGTTTCGTAAACACGTGAAGCCCAAAAAACAGCATGAGATCAGACAGCTTGGGAAA TTGGTGAAAAAGCTGAGTGACGCCACAAGCTGTGATCACGTGGTGGACATTGGATCTGGTCAG GGTCACCTGTCGAGGGTCTTATGCTTTGGCCACGGGCTCCGTGTGACGGCCGTGGAAGCTGACAGGAACCTGGCCACCTCTGCGGCCAAGTTTGACCAGGATTTAATGTACATGATGAGGAAAGAAAGGATCAGATCCCAAAAG AGTAGTGATTCAGAAGCTATTCTGAACCTCTcaccaaaacctccacggcacatCTTGGCATTTGTAAATCCTCAAGCATCATGGGAAGATTTTCTGAGACAGTTAGGCGGCTGTGGAGTAAAGACACAACTAGAAGCCAAAGGCGGAAACAAGATGGCTGCCGGTAGCTGGACAACAGTTTCGGACTTGTGCATTTCACATGTATGTGCAACAGAAGAGCTTGTGTCTGATAAACCAATGAACTCACAAATGCCCCATAACATCTGCACAGGTAACTGTGTAGCATGCTCTTGTGATGGTGGAACCACTACGGGACAGTGCCATTTGCCATTGAATAAATTTGTATTAACAGGACTCCATGCGTGTGGAGACCTAAGTGTAGCTATGTTACGCCATTTTGCCAGGTGTCCCACTATTGTGGGTATCACGTCAGTTGCTTGCTGCTACATGAAGTTAACCACACTCGAGGAGCCGCAACCACCTGGTGTCCTGGCTAATTCTCATCCGGGTATCTCAGATATACAAGAGTATGGCTATCCCATGAGCTCCTGGGTGTCCGGGCTCCCGGGGCACAAGCTGTCTTACAAATCTAGGGAGGTGGCGTGCCACGCCATAGAAGATTATATGGAGCGTCTTAAAGGTGACAGCGAAATTTTGAGAACTCATTGCTACAGAGCTGTGCTGGAAACTGTCATCCGAGGTGTAGAGCCGACCATGAAACGCGTTGGGGTGCAGACAATCAAAAAGGCTCACAAGCTTCCCTTCAAAGA ATACGCTAAGCTGGGACTAAAGCGAGTAGGTCTGGATCCCAGCACCACCATGGATGAGACCTTAGTAGAACACATGCTGTCCCAGCACCGGAATGTGGTGGCATTCTTCAGTCTGGCCTTACTGCTGGCGCCTCTAGTGGAGACTCTTATACTGCTGGACAGGATGATCTTCCTACAGGAGCAGG GATTCCATTGTGATGTGATCCCTCTGTTTAAACCGCACTTCTCACCCAGGAATCTGGTTCTCGTGGCTGCTAAAGCATCTTCATCTATAGGGGATATTCTGGAGGAGGTTGCAGCTAGTGACCCAGGAATATAA